A part of Limihaloglobus sulfuriphilus genomic DNA contains:
- a CDS encoding MotA/TolQ/ExbB proton channel family protein translates to MSIAAAFEVSFFHQFVTSGGPIVWIILLPLSVASISLAVYYFVTVKRRRLVPEGIGKKICSTFRINGIGRGLDLLSREDDLVSRASVRVFSQKHTQLSREACRNLYIESLQENALELFRRIEWINIIGNIAPMVGLFGTVFGMIKAFNKIVEAGGQPGPDELAGGISVALVTTFWGLLVAIPSIAVYGVFRNRVESLVSEAALEVEEIIDNFEIEDLN, encoded by the coding sequence ATGAGCATTGCAGCAGCATTTGAGGTGAGTTTTTTTCATCAGTTCGTAACATCCGGCGGGCCGATAGTGTGGATTATACTCCTGCCGCTCTCGGTAGCCTCGATATCGCTGGCGGTTTACTATTTTGTAACGGTAAAACGCCGCAGGCTGGTGCCCGAAGGGATCGGTAAAAAGATTTGCTCAACTTTCAGGATTAACGGCATCGGGCGAGGGCTTGACTTACTTTCGCGGGAGGATGACCTTGTCAGCAGGGCTTCAGTGAGGGTATTCTCGCAGAAACACACGCAGCTCAGTCGGGAGGCATGCCGCAATCTGTACATAGAATCACTCCAGGAAAACGCACTTGAGCTATTCCGGCGGATCGAATGGATCAACATAATCGGCAATATCGCCCCGATGGTAGGGCTATTCGGCACGGTTTTCGGCATGATAAAGGCGTTCAACAAGATTGTCGAGGCGGGCGGCCAGCCCGGGCCCGATGAACTCGCCGGCGGCATATCGGTTGCGCTGGTAACCACCTTCTGGGGCCTGCTGGTGGCGATACCCTCGATAGCCGTGTACGGCGTGTTCCGCAACCGCGTCGAATCACTCGTATCAGAGGCGGCGCTGGAGGTAGAGGAAATAATCGATAATTTTGAGATAGAAGATTTGAATTAG
- the purB gene encoding adenylosuccinate lyase: protein MAKQTLYTSPLVERNASAQMSALFGPDTKFSTWRRLWLELAKAEKKLGLKITDKQIKAMQANLDNIDYAKAQEYENKFRHDVMAHVHTFADAAPEAAPIIHLGATSCYVGDNADLIIMRQAMRATALKLATVINLLGKFAKKYRKMPTLGFTHYQPAQLTTVGKRASLWCYEFAMDLEDLEYRIENMPFRGVKGTTGTQASFLELFGGDHSKVVRLNELVTKAFGFKKNCVVTGQTYQRKIDTMTINTLAGIAQSAHKMCNDIRLLANLKEIEEPFAKNQIGSSAMAYKRNPMRSERVTALSRLVMSLSSSPQMTAAEQWLERTLDDSANRRVVIPEAFLAVDGILEILINVVDGLVVYPKVIQQRINSELPFMATENILMAGVKAGGDRQKLHEEIRIHSHEAAEQVKMHGKPNDLIERLKANPAFKDIDLDGVLKPSLYIGRAPEQVNEFVAEVVIPIRRRYSGKLNKKVELTV from the coding sequence ATGGCAAAACAAACGTTATATACAAGCCCGCTGGTAGAAAGAAACGCCTCGGCACAGATGTCGGCACTGTTCGGGCCTGACACGAAATTTTCCACCTGGCGGCGGCTCTGGCTTGAGCTGGCAAAAGCCGAGAAAAAACTCGGACTTAAAATCACTGACAAACAGATAAAGGCCATGCAGGCGAATCTGGATAACATAGATTACGCTAAGGCTCAGGAATATGAGAATAAATTCCGCCATGATGTCATGGCACATGTCCATACATTCGCCGATGCGGCACCAGAGGCGGCACCGATAATACACCTCGGCGCTACAAGCTGTTATGTTGGCGATAACGCAGACCTTATAATCATGCGCCAAGCCATGCGGGCAACAGCTCTTAAGCTGGCAACGGTGATCAACCTGCTGGGCAAATTTGCCAAGAAATATCGCAAAATGCCGACACTTGGCTTTACGCACTACCAGCCCGCACAGCTGACCACCGTCGGCAAACGCGCATCGCTCTGGTGCTATGAATTCGCAATGGATCTCGAAGATCTTGAATACCGAATCGAGAATATGCCCTTCCGCGGCGTAAAGGGAACCACCGGCACACAGGCATCGTTTCTCGAGCTCTTCGGCGGCGACCACAGCAAGGTAGTCAGACTCAACGAGCTTGTCACAAAGGCGTTCGGCTTCAAAAAGAACTGTGTTGTAACCGGCCAGACGTACCAGCGAAAAATCGACACAATGACAATCAACACGCTGGCGGGGATCGCCCAGTCCGCACACAAGATGTGCAACGATATCCGTCTGCTGGCAAATCTCAAAGAGATAGAAGAGCCTTTCGCCAAAAATCAGATCGGCTCATCAGCAATGGCGTACAAACGCAACCCAATGCGAAGCGAGAGGGTAACCGCCCTTAGCAGGCTTGTGATGAGTCTCTCTTCAAGCCCGCAGATGACAGCCGCGGAACAGTGGCTCGAAAGAACGCTCGACGATTCGGCAAACCGCCGCGTGGTTATTCCGGAGGCGTTTTTGGCAGTTGATGGAATCCTTGAGATACTGATCAACGTAGTTGACGGGCTTGTTGTCTATCCAAAGGTGATACAGCAGAGGATCAACTCCGAGCTGCCGTTTATGGCTACCGAAAACATCCTCATGGCAGGCGTAAAAGCCGGCGGAGACCGCCAGAAACTGCACGAAGAGATCAGGATTCATTCACACGAAGCCGCTGAACAGGTAAAGATGCACGGAAAGCCCAACGACCTCATCGAAAGGCTCAAGGCAAATCCGGCGTTTAAGGATATAGACCTTGACGGCGTGCTGAAACCGTCTTTGTATATCGGGCGTGCGCCGGAACAGGTTAACGAGTTTGTCGCTGAAGTTGTAATACCGATAAGGCGCAGATACAGCGGTAAACTCAACAAAAAGGTAGAGCTGACGGTCTGA
- a CDS encoding aldo/keto reductase yields the protein MRKRKLGNSELELTTVGLGTWAIGGPWEYGWGPQSDRDSFEAIREAREQGINWIDTAAVYGCGHSEEVVGSALKELGWKPVVATKCGLLCDEQRRKVSCLDAASIKKECEDSLRRLKVEVIDLYQMHWPQPEEQLEEGWAAMAELVKEGKVRYIGASNFSVEQLEMVSKIHPVTSLQPPYSMFRRGIETSLLPYCRDSSIGIVAYSPMDRGLLTGKFTYEKLEQLAPDDNRRKHPLFSEPNFSHVQKCLSRLKPIAADNGISLAQLAIAWAIRDQAVTSAIVGARKSGQIGETAPAADMELSQADISQIETILKDFENSIEE from the coding sequence ATGCGTAAAAGAAAACTTGGAAATTCAGAATTAGAGCTGACAACCGTAGGACTGGGCACCTGGGCAATCGGCGGGCCCTGGGAATACGGTTGGGGCCCTCAAAGTGACCGCGATTCATTCGAAGCGATACGCGAAGCCCGCGAACAAGGCATAAACTGGATTGACACCGCGGCGGTTTACGGCTGCGGACATTCAGAAGAAGTCGTCGGCAGCGCACTCAAAGAGCTCGGCTGGAAACCGGTTGTAGCTACAAAATGCGGGCTGCTCTGCGATGAGCAGCGTCGTAAGGTAAGCTGCCTGGACGCGGCGAGCATAAAAAAAGAATGCGAAGACTCGCTGCGGCGGCTGAAAGTCGAAGTGATTGACCTTTACCAGATGCACTGGCCACAGCCCGAAGAACAGCTCGAAGAAGGATGGGCAGCGATGGCTGAGCTTGTTAAAGAAGGCAAAGTCCGATACATAGGCGCTTCCAACTTCAGCGTTGAGCAGCTCGAGATGGTCTCAAAAATACACCCTGTAACCTCTCTCCAGCCGCCCTACAGCATGTTCAGACGCGGCATTGAAACCTCACTGCTGCCCTACTGCAGAGACAGCAGCATTGGTATTGTAGCTTACAGCCCGATGGATCGGGGCCTTCTGACCGGCAAATTCACGTACGAAAAACTCGAGCAGCTGGCACCGGACGATAACCGCCGCAAACACCCGCTCTTCAGCGAACCCAACTTCAGCCATGTGCAGAAGTGCCTGAGCAGGCTCAAACCCATTGCCGCGGATAACGGAATCAGCCTCGCCCAGCTGGCAATAGCATGGGCAATCCGTGACCAGGCAGTCACTTCCGCCATAGTCGGTGCGAGAAAATCCGGACAGATCGGAGAAACCGCACCCGCCGCGGACATGGAACTGTCACAGGCGGATATTTCACAGATAGAGACAATACTTAAAGACTTTGAAAACAGCATAGAAGAATAA
- a CDS encoding flavodoxin family protein: MAKGLVIYYSRSGNTKAMAEAITEAMNQGGLDTECKAVAETTPDDLLGAEAVVIGSPTYYGQMASEIKKLIDDSVSKHGKLDGKVGAAFSSSVNTGGGNETTISGILDCLLVHGMIIQGDPQGDHYGPVSLGRPDERALKQCRRRGERVAKLTLQLFT, encoded by the coding sequence ATGGCAAAAGGACTTGTAATATACTACTCAAGAAGCGGCAACACAAAGGCAATGGCAGAAGCCATCACAGAAGCTATGAACCAGGGCGGTCTCGACACTGAATGCAAAGCGGTCGCAGAGACAACCCCCGATGATCTCCTTGGGGCCGAAGCTGTCGTGATTGGCTCGCCCACATACTACGGCCAGATGGCATCAGAGATAAAAAAACTTATCGATGACTCGGTCAGCAAACACGGCAAACTTGACGGCAAGGTGGGCGCAGCGTTCAGCAGCTCGGTAAATACCGGCGGCGGCAACGAAACCACCATTTCCGGCATACTGGACTGTCTGCTTGTTCACGGCATGATCATTCAGGGAGACCCGCAGGGCGACCACTACGGACCGGTATCTCTGGGAAGGCCCGACGAGAGAGCCCTCAAACAGTGCAGACGCCGCGGAGAACGGGTCGCAAAGCTGACACTTCAGCTATTCACATAA
- a CDS encoding ExbD/TolR family protein, with protein sequence MPLPELKNLSQPFAAINLTPMIDVVFLLIIFFMVVCQFIQSENFEISVPENIDKARTPADIDDQVVTVSVQAMPGGRAVYAVGSEVISPQDDIFRLIESMTDSLNQSFDTETPGKRIVNMRMSKDLTFAEYKAALAAVASSKAGDIQLAVLKDQKKIPEIPE encoded by the coding sequence ATGCCGCTGCCGGAGCTGAAAAACCTCTCACAGCCGTTCGCGGCGATAAACCTCACGCCGATGATCGATGTTGTGTTTCTTCTCATCATATTTTTTATGGTGGTCTGCCAGTTTATTCAGTCGGAAAATTTTGAGATTAGTGTTCCCGAGAATATAGATAAAGCCCGCACGCCGGCAGATATCGATGACCAGGTTGTCACGGTCAGTGTTCAGGCCATGCCCGGCGGCAGGGCAGTTTACGCGGTGGGCTCTGAGGTGATCAGCCCCCAGGATGATATTTTCAGGCTGATAGAGTCGATGACAGACTCGCTCAATCAGTCATTCGACACCGAAACCCCCGGAAAGCGTATCGTAAATATGCGTATGAGCAAGGATTTAACGTTCGCCGAGTACAAAGCGGCGCTGGCGGCAGTAGCCAGCAGCAAAGCCGGCGACATTCAGCTTGCGGTGTTAAAAGATCAAAAGAAAATTCCGGAGATACCCGAATAG
- the ptsP gene encoding phosphoenolpyruvate--protein phosphotransferase, with protein sequence MEHTQLLCNISELNHLFRENISIEYLLERIVDLICSHMQTSVCSIYLYEQSNKTLTLRASHGLSPESINKVSLKLGEGITGTALKEMRAISVHKASSDPRYKHFASINEEQYDNFLAVPIHRGIERIGAIVLQRVKKKKFTENDILACRAVSSQLANMIENVRFIMDIHEQHANTAAETKSVEKVIRGRSAAKGFAVSELEIYDQDRDFKRYKKLSYDKQFTIKDYHRAIKATANQLKTLQKKVEERLNDAAAMIFTSHLMILQDKAFTGEIEKLISEGINPPVAMIKVAQKYIDIFSQADNNFVREKVQDVEDLSVRIIKNIIREKEESLELRGKIVAARDLFPSELLRLSSEEVSGIILVSGGVTSHLSILARSLQVPMVIANDPAIMQVDEGTQVLLDADSGNIYFSPEEEIILEFERRNKERLAVSAAGREVKPQTYTSDGTRITILANINLLSDLKQARDVKCEGIGLYRTEFPFIIRSDFPSEQEQYITYKRLIDGVGDKPVIFRTLDVGGDKVLSYYHDAKEMNPAIGLRSIRFSLQNIEVFEDQIKAILRAGSNGDIGIMFPMISSLEEFETARAIVEECKEQLKKRGEEHISNPKIGLMLELPSLVEIIDDVVKESDFISIGTNDFIQFMVGVDRTNEKVSDFYIPHHPAVMRSLKRIVETADKHGKPVSMCGSMAGDKAFLPFLLGIGMRTLSISPSYIPEAQSVIEKIDISRAQKLADDICRTPRIAEIAKLLKIDHTPDSVE encoded by the coding sequence ATGGAACATACGCAGCTGCTTTGCAATATCAGTGAACTTAACCACCTTTTTCGAGAAAACATAAGCATTGAGTATCTGCTCGAGAGGATCGTAGATCTTATCTGCAGCCACATGCAGACAAGCGTCTGTTCTATATACCTCTACGAGCAGTCCAACAAAACGCTCACGCTGAGAGCATCACACGGCTTATCGCCGGAGAGCATAAACAAGGTATCTTTGAAACTCGGCGAGGGCATAACCGGCACCGCACTAAAAGAAATGCGGGCAATAAGTGTCCACAAAGCCAGCTCCGACCCCAGGTATAAACATTTTGCAAGTATAAACGAGGAGCAATACGACAACTTCCTCGCTGTGCCGATACACCGCGGCATAGAGCGTATCGGAGCGATCGTGCTGCAAAGGGTAAAGAAAAAGAAGTTCACCGAAAATGACATCCTTGCGTGCAGGGCAGTAAGCTCGCAGCTGGCGAACATGATAGAGAATGTCCGTTTTATAATGGATATTCACGAACAGCACGCCAACACTGCCGCCGAGACCAAGTCCGTTGAAAAGGTTATCCGCGGCCGCTCCGCGGCAAAGGGCTTTGCCGTTTCCGAGCTTGAGATTTATGACCAGGACAGGGATTTCAAGCGTTACAAAAAACTAAGTTACGACAAACAGTTCACCATCAAGGACTACCACCGCGCCATCAAAGCGACAGCCAACCAGCTCAAGACACTTCAGAAAAAAGTTGAAGAGAGGCTCAATGACGCCGCTGCTATGATATTTACATCACATCTGATGATTCTGCAGGACAAAGCGTTTACCGGTGAGATTGAAAAACTCATCTCTGAAGGGATCAACCCGCCTGTCGCGATGATAAAAGTAGCCCAAAAGTATATTGATATCTTCTCTCAGGCTGACAACAACTTTGTACGTGAAAAGGTGCAGGACGTCGAAGACCTCTCGGTGCGAATCATAAAGAACATAATCAGAGAAAAAGAAGAATCCCTGGAGCTGCGGGGCAAGATCGTTGCCGCCAGAGATCTCTTCCCCTCCGAGCTGCTGCGGCTCAGCTCTGAAGAAGTCAGCGGCATAATACTTGTCAGCGGCGGAGTTACCAGCCATCTTTCGATACTGGCCAGATCTCTGCAGGTGCCGATGGTAATCGCAAATGATCCGGCTATCATGCAGGTTGACGAGGGTACACAGGTACTCCTTGACGCAGACTCTGGTAATATATACTTCTCGCCCGAAGAAGAGATTATTCTCGAATTCGAGCGGAGAAACAAAGAACGCTTAGCGGTCAGCGCCGCCGGCCGAGAGGTAAAACCGCAAACATACACATCCGACGGAACGCGGATTACAATACTGGCAAACATCAACCTGCTGAGCGACTTAAAACAGGCCCGCGATGTAAAATGCGAAGGAATCGGCCTCTACAGAACCGAATTCCCGTTTATTATCCGCAGCGATTTCCCAAGTGAACAGGAGCAGTACATCACTTACAAAAGGCTGATTGACGGCGTTGGCGATAAGCCCGTTATATTCCGCACACTCGATGTAGGCGGAGACAAGGTTCTCAGCTATTACCACGACGCAAAAGAGATGAACCCGGCGATCGGGCTTCGCAGCATCCGTTTTTCACTTCAGAATATAGAGGTCTTCGAGGATCAGATAAAGGCAATACTCCGTGCCGGCAGCAACGGCGATATCGGAATCATGTTCCCTATGATATCATCGCTTGAGGAGTTTGAAACTGCACGCGCGATCGTAGAAGAATGCAAAGAGCAGCTGAAAAAACGCGGCGAAGAACATATTTCAAACCCCAAAATCGGCCTCATGCTCGAGCTGCCCTCACTCGTGGAGATCATCGATGATGTAGTAAAAGAATCAGACTTTATTTCCATCGGCACAAACGACTTTATCCAGTTCATGGTCGGCGTTGACCGCACAAACGAAAAGGTCTCGGACTTCTACATCCCGCACCATCCGGCGGTAATGCGCTCGCTCAAGCGGATTGTCGAAACAGCCGACAAACACGGCAAACCTGTCTCCATGTGCGGCAGTATGGCCGGCGATAAGGCGTTCCTGCCGTTTCTGCTCGGTATCGGAATGAGAACTCTGAGCATATCACCATCATACATACCCGAGGCGCAGAGTGTTATTGAAAAGATAGACATCAGCCGTGCACAAAAACTTGCAGACGACATCTGCCGGACGCCCAGAATCGCAGAGATTGCAAAACTGCTCAAAATAGACCATACGCCCGATTCGGTCGAATGA
- the pyrE gene encoding orotate phosphoribosyltransferase produces MDREKLIARIKETAYLEGDFTLRSGKKSKYYLDKYLFETCPDILKALGEEFARHVTGDVTLIAGPELGGIALAASASIASGVNWVIIRNSKKGYGTGKMVEGVLKEGDVVLLVEDIATTGGQVLEAAKVITDAGAKVKKIVAVIDRMQGARENINEAGYEFESIITKLDLGIKD; encoded by the coding sequence ATGGATAGAGAAAAACTCATTGCAAGAATAAAAGAAACCGCCTACCTCGAAGGCGACTTTACCCTCCGCAGCGGCAAAAAAAGCAAATACTACCTCGATAAATATCTCTTCGAGACCTGCCCGGATATACTCAAGGCTCTCGGCGAGGAATTTGCCCGGCACGTAACGGGTGATGTAACACTAATCGCAGGCCCCGAGCTTGGCGGCATCGCTCTTGCGGCATCGGCGTCTATTGCCTCCGGTGTAAACTGGGTGATTATCCGCAACAGCAAAAAAGGCTACGGTACCGGTAAAATGGTAGAGGGCGTTTTGAAAGAAGGCGATGTAGTTCTGCTGGTTGAGGATATAGCAACTACCGGCGGCCAGGTTCTCGAAGCGGCAAAAGTGATCACCGATGCCGGAGCAAAGGTCAAAAAGATCGTCGCCGTTATAGACCGTATGCAGGGAGCCCGGGAAAACATAAACGAGGCAGGCTATGAATTTGAAAGTATCATAACAAAACTGGATCTGGGTATAAAAGACTGA